Below is a genomic region from Prunus persica cultivar Lovell chromosome G3, Prunus_persica_NCBIv2, whole genome shotgun sequence.
GCTAAGACTCGAACCCAAGACTTTTTCTAAAAAgagcaattgctccaaaccactacactattGGGTCTTTTGCTCCATCTTCTATCTTAATCCATGGCctttggaaaataaaagaaaaagaaaaaggcaccTAACAATATGATCTTGAGATAAGCATCATTATTGAATATAATCCATtccttttatattaaattaattgagGAATAAAGAGAGATTAGCACTAAAATTGTCTCACATGGCACTAAGTGAGTGGTAAAGGGTAGCATTGTCATTTCACAGTCAGGAGGCATGGTGTGTAAGCATGAAAAGGATGGATTAGTAAAGTAATTTGGCAAAAGGAAACGTATATAAGAATGGAGTGAATGATTGATACTGAACTGGGTTTTAGTAAGTGGATGCAGTGGCCGATATGTAATATGCTACACAAAACAGGCCATGAACAAAACACACGATCCCTCCAATTGACAGAAAATGATGGTGTGTGAAGCCACATGAAGCTCTTGACTTGTGGTTTGACCAAGTCCCAATCACCAGCATGGCCAATCCAACCCCAAAAATGATCCTGATCATCAaatgaaattaacaaataatctAATCATgtaatttgagagagagagagagagagagcatatatatatgcataccAGGTGAAGACGAGGCAAGCCACAGAAAGTTGCTTATTAGGAGGTGCCTTTTGGAGCTCTTCTTGAGAACAAATGCAACTGCATCCACCAAGCAAGTTAGCAACAACATGGGCTGCAACCAAAAGTCCTGCTGCGGCTAATCCTAGCTTGAAAGCTGCATGGCTTGGTTCTCTGCACTCGAAAATCCATAGCCTCAAGTGCTTGACCTGAATAGTTTGAATTATATTCCCAAAAGCTATGAACATAAACATTCCATTAACAAAGAGAATCATTGTCagaaagaaattaatataCCTTGTTTTGTTCAAGCTCTGCTTCGATGCCCAGAATCCCACCTACGATGTCCATTGCCACGATCAAGAGGCACACGAAAAACCCTCCTAGTCttaccattctctctctctctctctgagcgGAGTTTGTTTGTGGATGATGAGCAGGAAGGgagaaatatgaaatatgaatggGGAGAAGAAGGAGTAAGGGGGACGAATATGTGTGAAAGGGTACGCAGGAAAGTATGTAGAATGGATCGTAGCTGGGAGAAGTGGGTTAAAAAGCTTCTTTTGTCTACACAGTGGAAgctttattttgcttttgggtcttttttctctcctttatattttttatttggtctTGGATGGATTCCTTTGATGGGGGAGCAAGAAAAGAAGGGCATAAACCAGCTCATAGAGGAGCGTGCCTAAGCATCTTTTCTTACACCACCCATATATGCCCAAAGATGAATCGGTGGGTAATTCTCTGATCTTCAGAACCTTTTTGACTTTCCATGTCGAAGATATTTTAGAAACCATTGATTTGATTGTGCACCAATTATTAATGTATCCTGCTCACTACTAATATCTCAATCATTTTCTTTCTGCAAGCTTTAGAAATTTTGGTAACGTTTTCACACATCCTTAATTTTAGCACATCCATATCCTCCACAGTGAAGTGAGTTATAAAGTCTCTGAGTTGGTGATTAGATTCTAGTACGACAAAATGTGGAATAATAAATCGTGATGGAGATAATTGAAGATATTTAATGCAATTCGAATCAGAAGAGTAATTGAGCTTTTCGGGTGTGCGAATAGCGCGATGCTTTAATGTGGGCCTTTTCATGTCTTGGCTTGTGACATGAGAATATGCGAACTCATGAGCAGCACATTCTTGGATCTTGGCCTACTTTCATATTCATCGGACCCAGATGTATTGGACCTATTTATACTTGGGTTTCTCTACCACAATGTAATATGGTGAGCTGAGATAAAAAGCCTGCGAGTTCATATTACAATTCATGTGATTGAGGGGTTCAATCCAACCATCCGATCATTAAAAAGTTTTAAGTCTCGTATTATCTCTCTAATTGGATAGTGGGATTGAACTCCTCCGACAACCTGACGCAGCACAAGCAACAAAGGTTTCAAGCGAAACCGTGAGTAACAATAAAACTGGATTCCAccagaaaattaagagaagcTCTCTTGGAATAATATGATTAAAAGTTGAGTTCCAGATACATTAGACAAACCTGTCTAAATACACATTTCTCAACAACCCTCAACCCTTCAACTACTAGGGGAGTTATtacataaaactgaaaaaacaggattaatttggagtcttAATAACGTAACTCCTAAACTGTccaaaacagaatttattggaaaattaaCTACCAAACTTTAACTGCAGTTTTGGAATGCCAAACGACCTCAGAATGCCAAAATCCACCTTATGTCACAGCAAAGCAGTGAGTTACACTCGTGGCTTCGTTCCCTTTCCGAAAAGGTATTTTGCGTCCTAATCGGAGCTTGGACGACAAAACTGCATATTCCCGCTACATCCTTTTTCTAGCTCAACCGCGATAAAATCTGccatctgttctacatcaGTCCCCTCCACCTCCGAGGAACTCGACCCCGAGTTATGATTTGGATAAAGGACCTCATCTTCACGGAACTCATATAAATCTgcaacattaaaaatattggaTATTCCCATGGAATCCGGTAACTCAATAACATAGGCATTATCATTGATCCGTTTGAGCACTTTGTAAGGaccatatttttttggtttaagctTGCTATATGTGCCAACTGGAAACCTCTCCTTCCTCAGAAatatcatcacagaatcaccTTCCTGAAACACTTTAACTCGCCTATGCTTATCCGCAGCAGCTTTGTACTTAGCATTAGTTTGCTCAAGTTTCTGCTTGACTTCATCTCGAACAGCCACTACTTC
It encodes:
- the LOC18783744 gene encoding uncharacterized protein LOC18783744, whose product is MVRLGGFFVCLLIVAMDIVGGILGIEAELEQNKVKHLRLWIFECREPSHAAFKLGLAAAGLLVAAHVVANLLGGCSCICSQEELQKAPPNKQLSVACLVFTWIIFGVGLAMLVIGTWSNHKSRASCGFTHHHFLSIGGIVCFVHGLFCVAYYISATASTY